A genomic stretch from Clavelina lepadiformis chromosome 5, kaClaLepa1.1, whole genome shotgun sequence includes:
- the LOC143458656 gene encoding ubiquitin-conjugating enzyme E2 J1-like, whose protein sequence is MERSYNLRSPAVKRLMREAQELKDATSEYSASPLEDNLFEWHFTFRGPEGSDFHGGIYHGRILLPPEYPMKPPSIMLLNHNGRFEVHKKICLSISGYHPESWQPSWSIRTAILAIIGFMPTKGDGAIGALDYTAEERKKLARKSQSFSCTSCGSIQDLLAKSLSENHSESEKRDRELAKQILFAKPKPTKPSPEKSETSNPSENSDPTSATQTRESVTADDGDASAPLQEENNGQANSEGVRQRIQAASVQENITQPSAPVRNEPLPQTSQRQNDTASLVLVVVLSVAIALLFFRRLDRVLNISSGLDG, encoded by the coding sequence ATGGAAAGGTCATATAACCTCAGGAGTCCGGCTGTTAAAAGGTTGATGAGAGAAGCGCAAGAACTAAAAGATGCTACAAGTGAATATTCAGCAAGTCCGTTAGAAGATAATCTATTCGAATGGCATTTCACATTTCGTGGGCCAGAGggttccgacttccatggagGAATTTACCATGGCAGGATTTTATTGCCCCCAGAGTATCCAATGAAACCACCGAGTATTATGCTACTAAATCACAATGGAAGATTTGAAGTGCACAAGAAAATTTGTCTCAGTATTTCAGGCTACCATCCAGAATCGTGGCAGCCGAGTTGGAGCATTAGGACAGCCATTCTGGCCATAATTGGCTTTATGCCAACCAAGGGTGACGGTGCTATTGGTGCTTTGGACTACACAGCTGAAGAACGAAAAAAACTCGCCAGAAAATCGCAGTCATTTTCATGTACTTCATGTGGAAGCATCCAAGATCTACTTGCAAAATCTTTATCAGAAAATCACTCGGAATCAGAGAAAAGAGACAGAGAGCTTGCAAAGCAGATATTATTTGCCAAACCAAAGCCGACGAAACCCTCACCAGAGAAATCTGAAACTTCTAATCCTTCAGAAAACTCTGATCCAACAAGTGCGACACAAACAAGGGAAAGTGTTACTGCTGACGATGGTGATGCTAGTGCACCTTTACAGGAAGAAAACAACGGTCAGGCGAATTCCGAAGGAGTACGACAAAGGATCCAAGCTGCTTCTGTGCAAGAAAATATCACTCAACCTTCAGCCCCAGTCAGAAATGAACCATTACCTCAGACATCCCAGAGACAAAATGACACTGCCTCTTTAGTGCTTGTTGTTGTATTGAGCGTTGCAATAGCTCTGCTTTTCTTCAGACGCCTTGATAGAGTACTTAACATTAGTTCTGGTTTGGATGGTTAA
- the LOC143460827 gene encoding uncharacterized protein LOC143460827 yields MENKSITYGGKARPFSVYEITLPVKEGVGQREASLINTVPDFNEHSSVQKEKELPKAPLFAIPTVIIKTLDCQETDVITEDKMEEKTIDENVRKEALHQPSTNYEQSQSTDEELLLPLPDAESRVTNEANEEQVKKNETFPLPPSPSNFPPPPEDFIQGKEEENAELSALLGNVTAEDVRNAQEETSDNNELNVIKQSDDEYPSYSKAADEIAATAIFEAVSELTSLRTGEDVQENVIQASLYDDLPPPPELHEIEPKQNDISTPSQEEKVTNAQMGENQDNEALPPLPYGTKVVCEQTSPSKTDVDEDIPLLVEHPTDSHQTSSADSNETPAKDNESDLKEEVSIDGSHRDVTNVIDVKENKLCDEISTGQEKGERRSEEESSLDNKKEVSTSGVAHDDFRECETTTEPKPTPSVKEKDTCGELVHPPNEQSSSAESMPTECEKSQEKENVLNVNPVDDVHEDRQGQSGDNAPETIEVEQTQEDLSEPPDDSENKSKKKAKKCCVIM; encoded by the exons ATGGAAAACAAATCT ATTACTTACGGTGGGAAAGCTCGCCCTTTTTCTGTATACGAGATAACGCTGCCAGTCAAGGAAGGCGTCGGCCAGCGAGAGGCAAGCTTGATAAACACTGTTCCTGATTTTAACGAGCACTCTTCTGTTCAGAAAG AAAAAGAATTACCTAAAGCTCCTTTGTTTGCGATTCCAACCGTCATAATAAAAACACTCGACTGCCAGGAAACAGACGTCATCACAGAAGACAAAATGGAAGAGAAAACTATAGACGAAAACGTGAGGAAGGAAGCTTTACATCAGCCGAGCACAAACTACGAACAATCCCAATCGACAGACGAGGAGTTACTCTTACCATTGCCGGATGCTGAATCGCGAGTTACAAATGAAGCAAACGAAGAGCAAGTTAAAAAGAACGAAACTTTTCCTTTACCACCATCTCCGTCAAATTTCCCACCTCCTCCCGAAGATTTCATTCAGGGCAAGGAGGAGGAAAATGCCGAACTTTCTGCATTGTTGGGAAACGTTACCGCAGAAGATGTACGGAATGCGCAGGAGGAGACATCAGACAACAATGAACTTAATGTCATAAAACAGTCTGATGACGAGTATCCGTCTTATTCAAAAGCAGCTGACGAGATTGCAGCCACTGCTATTTTTGAAGCGGTTTCAGAACTGACGAGCCTCCGAACAGGTGAAGACGTTCAAGAAAATGTTATCCAAGCAAGTTTGTATGACGATTTACCCCCTCCACCAGAATTACATGAAATCGAA CCAAAACAAAACGATATTTCGACCCCAAGTCAAGAAGAAAAGGTCACAAATGCCCAGATGGGTGAAAATCAAGACAACGAAGCTCTTCCTCCACTTCCCTACGGCACCAAGGTCGTTTGTGAACAAACCAGTCCATCAAAGACTGATGTGGATGAAGACATCCCGCTGCTTGTTGAACACCCTACGGATAGTCATCAGACTTCTTCAGCTGATTCCAATGAAACTCCTGCGAAGGACAATGAATCTGACTTAAAGGAAGAAGTCAGCATCGATGGAAGTCACAGAGACGTAACAAATGTGATTGatgttaaagaaaacaaactatGTGATGAAATAAGTACTGGTCAAGAGAAGGGGGAAAGAAGATCAGAAGAGGAATCTTCCCTTGACAATAAAAAAGAAGTTTCAACTTCTGGTGTTGCCCACGATGATTTCAGGGAATGCGAAACGACGACAGAACCAAAACCAACGCCATCGGTGAAAGAAAAAGATACCTGCGGTGAATTAGTTCATCCACCAAATGAGCAAAGTTCATCCGCTGAAAGTATGCCCACGGAGTGTGAAAAATCGCAAGAAAAGGAAAACGTTCTGAACGTTAACCCAGTGGATGATGTTCATGAGGACAGACAAGGGCAATCCGGCGATAATGCTCCCGAAACGATTGAAGTTGAACAAACTCAAGAAGACCTTTCTGAGCCACCGGATGATTCAGAAAATAAGTCAAAGAAGAAGGCAAAGAaatgttgcgtcataatgtaA
- the LOC143458658 gene encoding adipose-secreted signaling protein-like, with protein MESQNNSGKKKRTVAFTPSCVDDELHVIPSKSLPNTVDVYVGFLKVCHKYSIHFKTPHHFKSTESICCSTPSLGLAATKLLFHESHILMTVEYNCEHKEGVITESLKLSSESGGEEMMVILHMEILGKDQGTPSLREGVKCIERFLDYDSEQSDWQGF; from the exons ATGGAAAGCCAGAACAACTCTGGTAAAAAAAAGAGAACTGTGGCATTTACGCCCAGCTGTGTAGATGATGAGCTTCATGTCATACCTAGCAAATCCCTGCCAAACACTGTAGATGTCTATGTAggatttttaaaagtttgtcacAA GTATTCCATCCATTTCAAGACCCCACATCACTTTAAATCAACAGAATCCATTTGCTGCTCAACACCTAGTCTTGGCCTCGCTGCAACAAAACTTCTTTTCCATG AATCACACATTCTAATGACCGTAGAATACAATTGTGAACACAAGGAAGGCGTTATCACTGAAAGTCTGAAACTCTCATCTGAATCAGGCGGCGAAGAGATGATGGTTATTTTACACATGGAAATTCTTG GTAAGGACCAAGGAACACCGTCTCTCAGAGAAGGTGTGAAGTGCATAGAGCGCTTTCTTGATTATGACTCAGAGCAGAGCGACTGGCAGGGTTTCTAG
- the LOC143460942 gene encoding uncharacterized protein LOC143460942 produces the protein MDDNRQVEEIEEKKAEDYLTMDPAETTQAKRRSFQEYFHVQSKMQRENDSSTDTAQKPSPVISSNKDKVTDNQVVETRDGAGTDLRAALYNVVEAGIELKGIDISLETPFQSLAIDSISEGLSAEELEDNTFIDEETSLLLDKTGNMNAEKNDHTENDKNRRSGEKRDESELVESGQAAQNVGEQKKKVTKRKKSKTKDKIVEEKSDDQHKVIVQCGSKFHSCDPMPENPRDECCVIL, from the exons AtggacgataacagacaagtTGAGGAGATTGAGGAAAAGAAAGCCGAAGATTACTTAACAATGGACCCTGCAGAAACAACACAAGCTAAACGAAGATCGTTTCAAGAGTACTTCCATGTTCAAAGCAAAATGCAACGCGAAAACGACTCATCAACCGACACGGCTCAAAAGCCATCACCAGTAATTTCCTCAAACAAAGACAAGGTCACTGATAACCAAGTCGTTGAAACCAGGGACGGCGCAGGCACGGACTTGCGAGCGGCTTTATACAATGTGGTTGAggcgggaattgagttgaagGGCATCGACATATCGCTTGAAACTCCTTTTCAGAGCTTAGCAATTGACTCTATATCGGAAGGCTTGTCTGCAGAAGAGCTTGAAGATAATACTTTTATCGATGAAGAGACGTCGTTGTTGCTTGACAAAACTGGAAATATGAACGCAGAGAAAAATGACCAT ACGGAGAACGACAAAAATCGGCGATCAGGAGAGAAACGAGACGAAAGCGAACTCGTGGAATCTGGCCAAGCAGCACAGAATGTTGGTGAACAAAAGAAGAAAGTTACAAAACGCAAGAAAAGCAAAACTAAAGATAAAATTGTGGAAGAAAAGTCGGATGACCAGCATAAAGTAATTGTGCAATGTGGATCGAAATTTCATTCGTGCGACCCAATGCCTGAGAATCCCAGAGACGAgtgttgtgttattttgtga
- the LOC143458655 gene encoding transmembrane protein 19-like isoform X1 produces MSKTLVAFFSALSFVIAPIILITWLALLVVRAHYVGGVSVVSPGRLLLAGIVPIFFALREVSKKSLTLSGIFAASVVGFVLTLANLCFIASILVFFLTSSKLTKFRAERKAKQDEEASEGSVRTWLNVLNNGGVPTALASLYAVEVGCKETAIDFDDPYLYVSSWLSIAVLGAVASACGDTWASEVGAAVGKGTATLITTGETVPAGTNGGVTVVGTVASACGGAVIGLTYAIMNYLTTDLMHVPWFLIGLGATAGFLGSFLDSLFGATAQYSGFDEDSKKIVSKPRPGVKHISGVPLLNNHAVNFITCFITSMLSPFLCRLLTNVF; encoded by the exons ATGTCTAAAACATTGGTAGCTTTTTTTAGTGCATTATCTTTTGTGATTGCTCCAATAATTCTGATAACATGGCTTGCATTGCTGGTGGTCAGGGCCCATTATG TAGGTGGAGTTTCAGTCGTATCACCTGGACGACTACTTCTGGCTGGTATTGTTCCCATTTTCTTTGCCCTTCGTGAAGTGTCAAAGAAATCACTTACTCTCTCGGGGATTTTTGCAG CTTCTGTTGTTGGCTTTGTGTTGACTTTAGCCAATCTCTGCTTTATTGCATCCATccttgttttctttttgacgTCTTCGAAACTAACGAAATTCCGAGCTGAAAGAAAAGCAAAGCAGGATGAAGAGGCAAGTGAAG GCTCAGTCAGAACATGGTTAAATGTGTTGAATAATGGCGGTGTACCTACAGCTTTGGCATCACTGTATGCGGTTGAAGTTGGATGTAAAGAAACAGCCATAGACTTCGATGATCCATACCTTTATGTAAG TTCATGGCTTTCAATTGCAGTTCTTGGTGCTGTAGCATCTGCATGTGGTGATACATGGGCCTCAGAAGTAGGTGCTGCTGTTGGTAAAGGGACAGCAACATTGATCACCACTGGAGAAACAGTTCCTGCTG GTACAAATGGGGGTGTAACTGTGGTCGGTACTGTAGCCAGTGCATGTGGTGGTGCAGTTATTGGACTTACCTATGCCATCATGAACTACCTCACTACAGATTTAATGCA CGTTCCATGGTTCCTTATTGGCCTCGGAGCTACAGCTGGCTTTTTGGGCTCTTTTCTGGATTCTTTGTTTGGTGCTACTGCACAATATTCAG GTTTTGATGAGGATTCAAAGAAAATCGTAAGTAAGCCAAGACCCGGCGTAAAACATATTTCTGGGGTTCCCCTTCTTAACAATCATGCTGTCAACTTCATAACTTGCTTTATAACTTCCATGTTAAGCCCATTTCTGTGCCGACttttaacaaatgttttttaa
- the LOC143458655 gene encoding transmembrane protein 19-like isoform X2, producing the protein MSKTLVAFFSALSFVIAPIILITWLALLVVRAHYGGVSVVSPGRLLLAGIVPIFFALREVSKKSLTLSGIFAASVVGFVLTLANLCFIASILVFFLTSSKLTKFRAERKAKQDEEASEGSVRTWLNVLNNGGVPTALASLYAVEVGCKETAIDFDDPYLYVSSWLSIAVLGAVASACGDTWASEVGAAVGKGTATLITTGETVPAGTNGGVTVVGTVASACGGAVIGLTYAIMNYLTTDLMHVPWFLIGLGATAGFLGSFLDSLFGATAQYSGFDEDSKKIVSKPRPGVKHISGVPLLNNHAVNFITCFITSMLSPFLCRLLTNVF; encoded by the exons ATGTCTAAAACATTGGTAGCTTTTTTTAGTGCATTATCTTTTGTGATTGCTCCAATAATTCTGATAACATGGCTTGCATTGCTGGTGGTCAGGGCCCATTATG GTGGAGTTTCAGTCGTATCACCTGGACGACTACTTCTGGCTGGTATTGTTCCCATTTTCTTTGCCCTTCGTGAAGTGTCAAAGAAATCACTTACTCTCTCGGGGATTTTTGCAG CTTCTGTTGTTGGCTTTGTGTTGACTTTAGCCAATCTCTGCTTTATTGCATCCATccttgttttctttttgacgTCTTCGAAACTAACGAAATTCCGAGCTGAAAGAAAAGCAAAGCAGGATGAAGAGGCAAGTGAAG GCTCAGTCAGAACATGGTTAAATGTGTTGAATAATGGCGGTGTACCTACAGCTTTGGCATCACTGTATGCGGTTGAAGTTGGATGTAAAGAAACAGCCATAGACTTCGATGATCCATACCTTTATGTAAG TTCATGGCTTTCAATTGCAGTTCTTGGTGCTGTAGCATCTGCATGTGGTGATACATGGGCCTCAGAAGTAGGTGCTGCTGTTGGTAAAGGGACAGCAACATTGATCACCACTGGAGAAACAGTTCCTGCTG GTACAAATGGGGGTGTAACTGTGGTCGGTACTGTAGCCAGTGCATGTGGTGGTGCAGTTATTGGACTTACCTATGCCATCATGAACTACCTCACTACAGATTTAATGCA CGTTCCATGGTTCCTTATTGGCCTCGGAGCTACAGCTGGCTTTTTGGGCTCTTTTCTGGATTCTTTGTTTGGTGCTACTGCACAATATTCAG GTTTTGATGAGGATTCAAAGAAAATCGTAAGTAAGCCAAGACCCGGCGTAAAACATATTTCTGGGGTTCCCCTTCTTAACAATCATGCTGTCAACTTCATAACTTGCTTTATAACTTCCATGTTAAGCCCATTTCTGTGCCGACttttaacaaatgttttttaa